A stretch of Cicer arietinum cultivar CDC Frontier isolate Library 1 chromosome 5, Cicar.CDCFrontier_v2.0, whole genome shotgun sequence DNA encodes these proteins:
- the LOC101505776 gene encoding uncharacterized protein, protein MYPQFQKEKKSQGSVSKNKGCEKCEFNHGDQSCLAARITCLKYGKVGNFARCCKNVILGMDWLSLNHAVINCYDKSIFLAPQSMTIDSPLFKCFMYALAFHKYLVEGAQGYMLLFSSNVEVEDNLTLIHVVCEFPNVFPKDVSSLLPNRELELPIDLVLGCGPISVTPYRMSALELDELKKQLEDLLEKIFIRPSVSS, encoded by the exons ATGTACCCACAAtttcaaaaggaaaagaaatcaCAAGGCTCAGTTAGTAAGAATAAGGGATGTGAAAAGTGTGAATTCAATCATGGAGATCAGTCATGTCTTGCTGCACGAATTACATGTCTTAAATATGGAAAGGTTGGAAATTTTGCTAGATGTTGCAAGA ATGTTATCCTAGGAATGGATTGGTTGTCGTTGAATCATGCAGTTATAAACTGTTATGATAAATCTATCTTTCTTGCACCTCAATCTATGACTATTGATTCACCTTTGTTCAAATGTTTCATGTATGCTTTAGCTTTTCATAAGTATTTAGTTGAGGGAGCTCAAGGATACATGCTCTTATTTTCTTCTAACGTAGAGGTTGAGGATAATTTAACCTTGATCCATGTAGTTTGTGAATTTCCTAATGTGTTTCCTAAAGATGTCTCTAGCTTACTCCCTAATAGAGAATTAGAATTACCCATTGATTTAGTGTTAGGGTGTGGTCCAATATCTGTAACACCTTATAGGATGTCAGCACTAGAGTTGGATGAACTCAAGAAACAATTGGAAGATTTATTGGAAAAAATATTCATTAGGCCTAGTGTGTCATCATGA